CAGCACGGGCCCGCAGCGGGTCGGAGTGCAGCTGGTCAGAAACACGCTGGTCGTTGGTGTAAGCGTGCACTGTGGTCATCAGACCGTGCTCAATCCCGAAGTTTTCGTGAATGACTTTGGCCATGGGAGCCAGGCAGTTGGTGGTACAGCTGGCGTTGGAAACACAGTTGTGCTCTGAAGTCAGCTGATCATCGTTAACGCCGAAGACAACGGTCATGTCCGGAGTGTCTTTCGCAGGAGCGGAAATCACTACTTTACGAGCACCCGCGGTAATGTGGCTGTCGTAACCGGGGTTGCCGTCTGCTTCACGTTTGGTGAAGAAACCGGTGGATTCCAGAGCCACTTCGACTCCGAGTTCTTTCCAAGGCAGATTGCGAGGATCGCGTTCTGCACAGACCCGTACGGTTTTACCGTTGACGATCAGGTTGCTACCTTCTGCTTCAACAGTTCCGGGGAAACGACCCTGAACACTGTCGTACTTCAACAGCCATGCCAGTTTCTGAGGATCACCCAGGTCGTTGATGGCAACCACTTCGAATTCGTCGGGACGGGCAGCCAGTGCTCTGAATGTGATACGACCAATGCGTCCAAAACCGTTAATACCTACCTTTACAGCAGCCACAGGACTCACTCCTTACATCTGAATGAAATTTATATCTATCTGTTGACGGCAGATCCGCTGGAAGACAATTCCTCGGGGATCTCGATGCGCGTACTTTGTAACTCGTTTTCGGGGCTGATTGTAATAGTCTATGCACGGCCACACAACCGAACGCAGCAACTCGTTTGAGTTCTTAATAATTCAACAATGTTAAGTATTTGTGCGCGTGCCGGGTGACTGGCGAATGTCCCGGGAGATTGTGTGCGAATTTACTGGACAGATACTGTTCGCAGTCGCTGGCATGTGACAAATTTCGACAAGTATTCCCCTCCCTGCGCGTAGTCTGGATCACACGACCTCAAGGGGCTCCAGCAAAAATGACGATAGTGCTTGAGAGGAGAATACTTACATCTAGAGGGAATATATCGACAGATCATGCATCGGGGAACGTTGATAAGACCCTGTCTGTAAGTAACTTAGCTCCTCCCGCCAGGTTTCAAAATTACTATATAATACGTTCCCTAATCACCAGGACGGGCTGATGGACGATATTCTGCAGGAGTTTTTGGCAGAAAGCTGGGAAAACTTAGGTCAACTTGACTCTGAAATTGTTGAGTTGGAAAAGGATCCTCAGAATGCTGAGCTGATCGCCAGCATCTTTCGGACGATTCATACGATTAAGGGAACCTGTGGTTTTCTGGGACTGACGAATCTGGGAGCGGTCGCGCATTCAGCTGAAAATGTGCTGGGTAAGATGCGCGAGCGGATGATGGAAGTTTCTCCCGGAGCGATTTCTCTGGTACTGGAAGCTGTCGACAGTATTAAAGAACTGTTGCAGGGGCTGGAAGCAACCGGAGAAGAGCCCAAGACCGATCATTCAACTCTGACCGGCATGCTGGATGACCTGGCAAATCTGGCGACGGCACCCGTGGCAGATACAACTGCTGCCCCGGAAACGGTAGCACCAACGGAGCCGGCAGAGATCAGTGCTCCTGCAGTTGCGGCAACATCCCCTGCTGAATCAGCACCCGTCGAATCTGAACCGGTTGCTCAACCAGTGGCTGAAGCTCCCGCGCAAGAGGTTAGAGCACCAGAGCCGGCACCAGCTACTACCGAAGTCGTAGCGGATGCTGCCGATGATGGGGCTAAATCATCCAAGGTCAGCGTCGCTGATCTTTCGATTCGTGTAAATGTGAACGTTGTCGACAGCCTGATGAACCTGGTCGGGGAACTGGTGCTGACACGAAATCAGCTGCTGCAGCTGGCACGGGGAGATGAGGAATCAAAGTACGCAGCGCCGATCACCCATTTGAACCGGGTGACAACCGATTTGCAGGAAGGGGTGATGAAGACCCGTATGCAGCCCATCGGAAATGCCTGGAATAAGCTGCCCCGCCTGGTGCGTGACCTGTCTCAGGTGACACATAAACATATCGAACTGGTAATGACCGGTGCGGAAACCGAACTCGACCGTACGGTGCTGGATGCCATCAAAGACCCATTGACGCATATGGTCCGCAACTCGGCCGACCATGGTATTGAAGCGTCCGAAATCCGTAAGGCCAACGGAAAGCCGGAATCGGGGACCATTCATCTGAATGCCTATCACGAAGGCGGTCATGTGATTATTGAGATTCAGGACGACGGAGCCGGCATCAGCCGTGAACGGGTTCTGAAAAAGGCAATTTCACAGGGGCTGATCAACGAAGCCGACGCCGACACAATGACGGACAGCCACGTCTTTTCCATGATTTTCCAGCCTGGTTTTTCGACAGCAGAACAGGTCAGTTCCATTTCCGGTCGTGGCGTGGGAATGGACGTCGTACGGACCCAGATTGAAAAAATCGGCGGGACCGTCGATCTGAATTCGAAGATGGGCAAAGGAACAACTGTCCGGATCAAGATTCCGTTGACGCTCGCGATTGTCTCGGCCCTGGTACTCGAAAGTGGCGGTCAGCCATTCGCGATTCCCCAGTTGGGTGTTGTCGAACTGGTACGTCTCTCCGCTGAAGACCGTACAAAAATTGAAACAATTCATGACAAGAAAGTCTTCCGTCTGCGGGATCGCCTGCTGCCTCTGGTCCATCTGAATGAAGTCCTGCAACTGGAAGAAGAGTCACTTGAAGATGATGACGATCTGCACGATACAAACATCGTGGTTGTCCAGGTTGGCGAAGACCAGTTCGGGCTGATTGTTTCGCGGATCTTCGACACGGAAGAGATCGTGGTCAAACCCGTGGGACGACTGCTGAAAAACATTGGCCTGTATCAGGGGACAACAATTCTCGGTGACGGGCGGGTTGTGATGATCCTCGATGTCGGGGGTATCTTCAACCAGTGTGGGGGTAGTTCCTCGCACTCCCAGGCAGTGGCAGAAGATAATAACTCTGGAACTGGACGGGAAACGATCAGCATGCTGCTGTTCGGTGTCGGCGACAATGAGACCATGGCCGTTCCGCTTTCACTGGTGGCCCGACTGGAAGAGTTCCCGCTGGAGAGCATTGAACTGAATGGCGGACGGAAAGTCGTGCAATATCGAGATAACCTGCTGCCGTTACTTTCAGTGGAAGGTGCCGGGTATGGCGGGGGAGAAACAATTGATCCGCAGCCTGTGGTCGTGTTCTCGGAGAACAGCCGATCGATGGGCCTGATGGTTAACGAGATAAAAGACATCATCGACGAGCAGCTGGTGATCCGCATGCAGTCCGATCGACCGGGCATACTGGGGACGGCAATCATCGGTAAGAATGCCATCGATGTGATTGATACTCAATATTACGTGATGCGTTCCACCCCCAACTGGTTTGCCAAGGTCGAAGATAAGAAATCATTCCGGGTGCTGGTGGTTGATGATTCAATGTTCTTCCGTCAGCTGGTCGCGACTGCTTTGGAGACCGCAGGTTACTCTGTCGCAACCTGTGACAGCTGCGTGGCAGCGGTAGAGATTCTGGAACGCAATGCGAATTTCCAGGCGATTGTTACCGATCTCGACCTGCCGATGATGGATGGCTTCGAATTCTGTGAATGGGTGAAAGAACAGTCGAACATGCAGGAGACCTGCGTGCTGGCGATGACCTCTTCCAACAGCAGTGCAGATCAGACGCGGGCCACCGAGGCCGGCTTTGATCAGTTCCTGGTCAAATTCAATTCTCACGAACTCATTTCCTGTCTGGATGAGCATTTTGCCCGGACGAAACATAGTGCAGGAGTCAATGCATGAGCCTTACAGCGACTGATTCAACCAGCGGCATGGAGTCGCAGTTAGATTATTCGAGTCAGTATGTCTCGTTCCGCGTGGATGGTCAGCTGCTGGGAATTCCTGTGAATATGGTGCAGGAAGTCCTGACTGAGCAGGTGATTTCGCCGACTCCCCTGGCCCGCCCTGAAATTAAAGGGTTGCTCAACCTCCGGGGACAGATTGTGACGGCGGTCAGCCTGCGGAAGCGTCTGGGACTGCCTGACCTGGACAACGAAGAATCAATGAATGTCGTGACGCGGCTGGGAGGCGAGTCTTTCAGTCTGCTGGTCGACGAAGTGGGAGACGTGATCAACGTTTCCGGACGTTCGATGGAACCGGTACCCCGGACTTTGGATCCACACTGGCGTTCGGTCACGATTGGTGTGTTTCAGCTGGACGAGGGACTGTTTGTCATCCTGGATGTCGAAACGATTTTGAATTTTGACTGACTTTCGTTCTCTTTCCGGCGCATTTTAAAAGGGCCAAATCGTGGATTTAAATGTGACTGCACTTCGAGAATCGTTCGAGCTGGTGGCGCCCCGGGCCGACCAGCTGGCAGAACGGTTCTATGAGAAGTTATTCGAAGATTATCCCGATCTTCTGCGCTATTTTACGCATACCGACTTTTCCGAGCAGCGGGGCAAACTGATTCAGGCACTGGTGCTGGTGATGAAGTCACTGGAAAATCCCACAGCCCTGACCCGGGTTCTGCATCAACTGGGAAAAGAACATGACGAAATGGGTGTCCAGGAAGACGATTACCCACCCGTCACACAAACGCTGTTGAGTGTGCTGGCTGAGTTTGCCGGCGAACACTGGAGTGATGAACTGGAAGACGCCTGGGATCAGGCACTGACAGCGGTAGCAAACCTGATGATTGAAGGAGCCAAAGACTCAAGTCGCGCAAAGCAACTTCAATCAGCGGCTGCCGGGGGCTCAACGGGAGCCGACTTTGAAGCAGAAGCGTCTGACGTGGACCCTGACCTGACTTCAGAGACGTTAAACGAAACACAAACCGAACAGTCTATTCGATCTGAAGAGCAGATCAACCATCCTAAGGAGAAGAGTGAAATGTCGATTGATTCAGTACAGAATACGGGACAGAGCGCGGCTACTGAACGGTCGCAGAATCTTGATCAGTTTTACGGCATTGTGGAATTCAGTCCACAGGCCACCTTGTTTGTCAGTGCTCAAGGCGAGTTGACCTACATCAACCGCAAGGGACAGGAACTGCTGAATCAACTCAGCGGCGAACTGGGACTGACACCACAACAGGTTGTCGGTGGCAGCATCAATCAGCTGGCTGCCCGCATTCCTGAACTGCAGACCGCGATTACCGGTCTGGTGGGAGAGAAAACGATCACCGCTCCTGTGGGACAACGTTACCTGGAAATCAGTCTGTCTGCTGCCAGCGGTGAGTCTGGTGCGGGTGTCGGAACTGTCATGACTTGGAAAGACGTCACCGGGACTGTCCAGCAGGAAGAAGAGAACTGCGATCTGTCCGGTCAGCTGGGCGCAATCAGCGATGCCCAGGCTGTGATTGAATTCAAGATGGATGGCACGATCATCAAGGCCAACGACAATTTCTGTAAAACTGTCGGTTACTCCCTCGAAGAAATTCAGGGCAAACACCACCGGATGTTCGTAGACAGCGAGTATCAGAACAGTGCCGAATATCAGGAATTCTGGGAAAAACTGAATGCAGGGATTAACCAGGTTGCTGAGTACAAGCGCATCGCCAAAGGTGGAAAAGAGATCTGGATTTCTGCTTCTTATAATCCCATCAAGAACAAGAGTGGAAAACTGGTGAAGGTCGTCAAATATGCGACAGACATCACCGAGAAGAAGCTGGCTGAAGCCGAGATGGTGCGTGTGCAGAACATGATGGACAACATTCCCATTAATGTGCTGCTGGCCAACCGCGATTTCGAAATGGTCTACATGAACCCTGCTTCCTACAAGCAGCTGAAAGCCATTGAGCATCTGCTACCCAAGCCCGTTGATCAGCTGATTGGTCAGAGCATCGACATTTTCCATAAGAATCCCGAGATGCAGCGGCGGATGCTGGCTGATCCGTCCAACATGCCTCACCGGGCCAAAATCAAGGTGGGCGACGAAACTCTGGACCTGCTGGCAACAGCGATCACCGACAAGGAAGGCAATTACATCGGCCCGATGGTCAGCTGGTCTCTGATTACCGATCAGGTCAAGCTGGCTGATGATTTCGAAAGTGAAATACAGGGCATCGTAAGTGTTGTTACCTCATCTGCCACAGAAATGCAGGCCAGCTCGAAGAGCCTGTCTGACATGGCTGATGAAACGGCTCGCCAGTCTCAGGTTGTGGCTGCGGCCAGTGAAGAGGCAACCCGCAACGTGGAGACCGTCTCTTCAGCTGCGGAAGAGTTGAGTGCTTCGATCAGCGAGATTGCCCGTCATGTACAGGAACAGTCGCACATGACCTCACAGGCTGTGGGTGAAGCAGATCGTACGAATGAGACCATCAAAGAACTGGGTGATGCCAGCAGTGAAATTGGTCAGGTTGTGAAAGTGATTACTTCGATTGCTCAGCAGACTAACCTGCTGGCTCTGAACGCGACCATTGAAGCAGCCCGGGCCGGTGAAGCTGGTAAAGGGTTTGCTGTGGTGGCAAACGAAGTGAAAGAACTGGCTCGCCAGACTGCACGTGCTACAGAAGAAATCAGCGAGAAGATCTCTGCAATCCAGGGATCGACGAACATCGCGGTTTCAGCCATCGGTTCGATTGGGGAAAGCATTCGTAAGATCAACGAAATTTCCACAACAATCGCGAGTGCGGTTGAGGAACAGACCGCGGCTACGAACGAGATTTCCCGTAACGTCGCTGAAGCGGCTCGCGGAACTGCCGAAGTGACCAATAACATTTCGGGTGTTTCCCAGGCAGCCAGCGAGAGTGGTACGGCAGCAAACGACATGCTGGCCGCTGCTCAGGGGCTGACTCAGGAATCAGTCAAGCTAGACGAAGCTGCTGCCAACTTCCTGAAGCGGATGCGTTCCATCTAAGCAGGTTAGCCCTGACGGGGCAGACACTGCAGGTCAATCAAATCAACCGTCAGTCTGAGCTCATGTATATTTACAAATGCCAGGTCTGACGGTTTTTTTGTTTTAACAACGAGACTGAGGTTCAGGCAAAACACTCAAACCTGCTGAAATTTAAGGATTTTGGACTTTGCCGGACTCCGGCACAAAATCGTGTCCTAGACTTCGAATGAGAAAAGAAACGACCGCCTGTCCGCGGGGTGCGATTGTAAGAGATTCACCAGTTCTGCGGGTCGGCATTTGATTAAACGATAACTTACATACTGGGAGACCGGTGATAATGAAAACGGTATTACTTGTAGACGATTCCCGTGCAGTGCGACTGGTTGGTCGCCGCATGATGGGGGCGTTTGGCCTGGAAGTTCTGGAAGCGGAAGATGGTAAACAGGCTCTGGAAGTCGTGCGTGCGAATCCGGAGCTGGATGCAATTTTACTGGACTGGAACATGCCGATCATGGATGGGATGGAGTTTCTGACCGCACTGCGTGCAGAAGATCGTCAGAAGCAGCCCATCGTGGTGATGTGCACTACGGAAAATGATATGCCCCGTATCGTACAGGCCATGCAGGCTGGTGCCAACGAGTACATCATGAAGCCGTTCACTGAAGACATTGTCCGCGACAAGCTTGAAGAGACAGGTGTTTTGTGAGCCGTCCGGTAATCAAAGTACTTCTGGTTGATGACTCGGCTGTGATTCGTGGATTAATGACGCAGGCAATTAATCTCGATGATCAGATCAGTGTTGTCGGTTCCGCAATGCACGGTCAGGCTGCGTTGACCTGGTTGAATACACACCAGGCGGATGTCGTTGTGCTCGATGTGGAAATGCCGGTGATGGATGGTATCAGCTGTCTGAAGCAGTTGAGACAAAGTCATCCTGACCTGCCGGTGATCATGGCCAGTTCTCTGACCCGTGCCGGTGCAGAAATTACTCTGCAGGCGCTGGATCTGGGGGCCGCCGGATGTGTTGCCAAACCGGTCGCTTCGAATGCGGCTGAGGCAATCGCCCAGATGGCTCACGATCTGTTGCCTTTAATCAAGGCACTGGTTCGTGGCAGGCAGACCGACTCTCAGAGTCTGACCCAACTGCAGGTGCGTACGACCACGTCTCCTGTAAAAACTCCCATGGTACTGGTCATCGGATCCAGCACGGGAGGGCCCAATGCTTTAAAAACAGTATTGTCCGCCCTGCCCGAGAAGTTTTCGCTGCCGATTCTGATTGCCCAGCATATGCCACCCTTGTTTACAAGAACACTGGCGGAACATATCCAGCGGGATACCGGTCGACCGACTTCAGAAGCGGTTGATGGTGCTTTGATTGAAAGAGGTCATATCTACATCGCGCCAGGTGATTATCACATGGTGGTCGACAAGCAGAATGATCGCATGGTAATTCGACTGAATCAGGAAGCGCCCGAGCATTTCTGCCGTCCCTCAGTCAATCCGTTATACAACTCCGCAGCAAACTGGTATGGCAGTTCTGTGCTGGCGGTGATGTTGACCGGGATGGGAGATGACGGTATCGAGGGAGCCCGATCGATCAGTGAACGTCAAGGTTATATTATCGCACAAGATGAACGAAGCAGTGTTGTCTGGGGAATGCCTGGCGCTATCGCCAAGGCAGGACTGGCCAACCAGGTGCTGCCGCTCAGAAATATTGCCTCTGAACTGGCGCGACTTTGTTCTTTATAGAAAGTGGTGTTCCCGTGTCTCCAGAAGATTATAATTTCATAACCAGCTTTTTGCTGGACACAACAGGTCTGTCTCTCGGCGAGAACAAAGAGTACTTGCTGGAAGCCCGCCTGGTTCCGCTGGCCCAGTCACATGGTATGAACGGGGTCGAAGATCTCGTGCTGGCACTCAAATCGAGTATCGATCCCAGTCTGAAAAAAGACGTGATGGAAGCGATGACGACGAATGAGTCTTCGTTCTTCCGTGACAGACGTCCTTTCGACGAACTTAAAAATTCGATCTTACCGAACCTGATCGCCGAACGGAAAACAACCCAGCGGCTGCGGATCTGGTGTTCCGCCTGCTCTCATGGGCAGGAGCCTTACAGCATCGTGATGCTGATCCGCGAACACTTCCCGGAACTGGCTAACTGGAATATTCAGATCGTCTCGACCGACCTCTGCAGCAAAGCACTGGATCGGGCCCGGGGGGGGATTTATTCCCAGTTTGAAGTTCAGCGTGGTTTGCCTGTGCAGCTGCTGATGAAGCACTTTGATCAGTGCGAACAGGGCTGGCAGATCAAACCGGAACTGGGAGCCGGGATTCAGTGGAAGCACCTGAACCTGCTGGAAGATTTTCAGCACCTGGGCATGTTCGACATTGTTTTCTGCCGAAACGTCCTGATTTACTTCAAACCAGAGACCAAGAAAGACATTCTCGACCGCATCAGCCGCCAGATGTCGTCTGCCGGCGTGTTACTGCTGGGAGCAGCGGAAACAGTACTGGGGATTTCAGATAACTATACCAAGCTGCCCGAATGTCAGTCGGCCATTTATCGACTGGCAAACTCGAGCCCGCTTTCAGCTGGAATTCGCTGAATCCGCCAGGCAGGAAGCCTTTCCGGGAAGATAGAAATATTAAGAAAATTAATATTCTTTTTGGATCATTCCCTGTCCGTGAAGATCAATTCTCTCTTATTAAATAGCCTTTTCTCACCCGTGCATATCTGTTATTAATGCACGGGTGGAAGGTCAATCAGGAGTCAATAATTGATGTTTCACACCTGCTTTTCAGCTGATTTCGCACAGGGAAGTGCCCGATAATGCGGCTTGCCATTTTTGAAGATCATTCTGCTCTGCAATTCTCACCGGTCTCGCTCATGCGACCGGTGTTTGAACTGCTGTGCGGTACCTGTTCGCTCCGCGAGCGATTGCTGCGTACCCTGCCCGTTTCGGAATGGGGCGTTCTGATCCGTCCGGTGCTGACAGAAGTCTATGCAGAAGCGCATGCGGATGCCCGCATCAATGATGCACTCTGGTTAAGTGAAGCACCCACCCTGCTGGTGAATGGCCGCTGGCTGCCCTCTAATGAGGATCTGAAACAGCTTGCCAGTGCTTCGTATGAAACAGTCGGGATGCAGGGCGACTGTGTGGCCTACCTGCTGCTGGATCCGGAAGAGTCAGTGCTGCTGACGACCGAAGCCTGGGATGACGCGATTAACCAGATCGCCGCAACCCGTAAACCCGTGGCGGTACAGGGAACGGAGCTCCGCTATCCCTGGGATCTGGTGAATCAGAACCGTCAGCAGTTGCTGGAAGATTTTGCATTCGCGTCAGATACTTTTGCCTCGGGCGGCGATGCCCGCAGCCTGACGATCGTCGGTTCTCCGGATCTGGTCCGGATTGCTGAGTCGGCTGAGATCGATCCCTTTGTTGTCTTTGACACGCGCCAGGGACCGATTGTGGTAGAAGCTGAGGCCCAGATTCAGGCATTCACCCGGATCGAGGGACCCGCCTATATCGGTCGGGGAACCCGTCTGTTCCGCGCGAATTTCAAAGCGGGAACCAGTGCCGGCCCGTTCTGCCGACTGGGAGGCGAGATTGAAGAGTCGATCATTCACGGCTATGCGAACAAATACCATGACGGTTTTCTGGGGCACTCTTA
The genomic region above belongs to Gimesia chilikensis and contains:
- a CDS encoding CheR family methyltransferase, whose amino-acid sequence is MSPEDYNFITSFLLDTTGLSLGENKEYLLEARLVPLAQSHGMNGVEDLVLALKSSIDPSLKKDVMEAMTTNESSFFRDRRPFDELKNSILPNLIAERKTTQRLRIWCSACSHGQEPYSIVMLIREHFPELANWNIQIVSTDLCSKALDRARGGIYSQFEVQRGLPVQLLMKHFDQCEQGWQIKPELGAGIQWKHLNLLEDFQHLGMFDIVFCRNVLIYFKPETKKDILDRISRQMSSAGVLLLGAAETVLGISDNYTKLPECQSAIYRLANSSPLSAGIR
- a CDS encoding methyl-accepting chemotaxis protein produces the protein MTALRESFELVAPRADQLAERFYEKLFEDYPDLLRYFTHTDFSEQRGKLIQALVLVMKSLENPTALTRVLHQLGKEHDEMGVQEDDYPPVTQTLLSVLAEFAGEHWSDELEDAWDQALTAVANLMIEGAKDSSRAKQLQSAAAGGSTGADFEAEASDVDPDLTSETLNETQTEQSIRSEEQINHPKEKSEMSIDSVQNTGQSAATERSQNLDQFYGIVEFSPQATLFVSAQGELTYINRKGQELLNQLSGELGLTPQQVVGGSINQLAARIPELQTAITGLVGEKTITAPVGQRYLEISLSAASGESGAGVGTVMTWKDVTGTVQQEEENCDLSGQLGAISDAQAVIEFKMDGTIIKANDNFCKTVGYSLEEIQGKHHRMFVDSEYQNSAEYQEFWEKLNAGINQVAEYKRIAKGGKEIWISASYNPIKNKSGKLVKVVKYATDITEKKLAEAEMVRVQNMMDNIPINVLLANRDFEMVYMNPASYKQLKAIEHLLPKPVDQLIGQSIDIFHKNPEMQRRMLADPSNMPHRAKIKVGDETLDLLATAITDKEGNYIGPMVSWSLITDQVKLADDFESEIQGIVSVVTSSATEMQASSKSLSDMADETARQSQVVAAASEEATRNVETVSSAAEELSASISEIARHVQEQSHMTSQAVGEADRTNETIKELGDASSEIGQVVKVITSIAQQTNLLALNATIEAARAGEAGKGFAVVANEVKELARQTARATEEISEKISAIQGSTNIAVSAIGSIGESIRKINEISTTIASAVEEQTAATNEISRNVAEAARGTAEVTNNISGVSQAASESGTAANDMLAAAQGLTQESVKLDEAAANFLKRMRSI
- a CDS encoding protein-glutamate methylesterase/protein-glutamine glutaminase; the encoded protein is MSRPVIKVLLVDDSAVIRGLMTQAINLDDQISVVGSAMHGQAALTWLNTHQADVVVLDVEMPVMDGISCLKQLRQSHPDLPVIMASSLTRAGAEITLQALDLGAAGCVAKPVASNAAEAIAQMAHDLLPLIKALVRGRQTDSQSLTQLQVRTTTSPVKTPMVLVIGSSTGGPNALKTVLSALPEKFSLPILIAQHMPPLFTRTLAEHIQRDTGRPTSEAVDGALIERGHIYIAPGDYHMVVDKQNDRMVIRLNQEAPEHFCRPSVNPLYNSAANWYGSSVLAVMLTGMGDDGIEGARSISERQGYIIAQDERSSVVWGMPGAIAKAGLANQVLPLRNIASELARLCSL
- a CDS encoding chemotaxis protein CheW, which produces MSLTATDSTSGMESQLDYSSQYVSFRVDGQLLGIPVNMVQEVLTEQVISPTPLARPEIKGLLNLRGQIVTAVSLRKRLGLPDLDNEESMNVVTRLGGESFSLLVDEVGDVINVSGRSMEPVPRTLDPHWRSVTIGVFQLDEGLFVILDVETILNFD
- a CDS encoding putative sugar nucleotidyl transferase; its protein translation is MRLAIFEDHSALQFSPVSLMRPVFELLCGTCSLRERLLRTLPVSEWGVLIRPVLTEVYAEAHADARINDALWLSEAPTLLVNGRWLPSNEDLKQLASASYETVGMQGDCVAYLLLDPEESVLLTTEAWDDAINQIAATRKPVAVQGTELRYPWDLVNQNRQQLLEDFAFASDTFASGGDARSLTIVGSPDLVRIAESAEIDPFVVFDTRQGPIVVEAEAQIQAFTRIEGPAYIGRGTRLFRANFKAGTSAGPFCRLGGEIEESIIHGYANKYHDGFLGHSYICPWVNLGAQTSNSDLKNDYSNVKVPISGYPVDTGAVKVGCFIGDHTKTGLNSLFNTGTSVGVMSMVLPTGELLPKHIPSFSRFWLGRIDGQIDLDGMLQLAETSMQRRGMSLTTAQQKLLKQLLDESADERETAIQWWDQKLASRGSQPAEH
- the gap gene encoding type I glyceraldehyde-3-phosphate dehydrogenase, coding for MAAVKVGINGFGRIGRITFRALAARPDEFEVVAINDLGDPQKLAWLLKYDSVQGRFPGTVEAEGSNLIVNGKTVRVCAERDPRNLPWKELGVEVALESTGFFTKREADGNPGYDSHITAGARKVVISAPAKDTPDMTVVFGVNDDQLTSEHNCVSNASCTTNCLAPMAKVIHENFGIEHGLMTTVHAYTNDQRVSDQLHSDPLRARAAAVNIIPTTTGAAKAVGLVLPDLNGKLTGLSLRVPVPAGSITDLVVTLSKDVSADDVNAAMKAAAEGPLKGILEYNTDPIVSSDIIGNTHSSIFDASWTTQIGGNMIKVLSWYDNEYGYSNRTADMIARLAQL
- a CDS encoding hybrid sensor histidine kinase/response regulator codes for the protein MDDILQEFLAESWENLGQLDSEIVELEKDPQNAELIASIFRTIHTIKGTCGFLGLTNLGAVAHSAENVLGKMRERMMEVSPGAISLVLEAVDSIKELLQGLEATGEEPKTDHSTLTGMLDDLANLATAPVADTTAAPETVAPTEPAEISAPAVAATSPAESAPVESEPVAQPVAEAPAQEVRAPEPAPATTEVVADAADDGAKSSKVSVADLSIRVNVNVVDSLMNLVGELVLTRNQLLQLARGDEESKYAAPITHLNRVTTDLQEGVMKTRMQPIGNAWNKLPRLVRDLSQVTHKHIELVMTGAETELDRTVLDAIKDPLTHMVRNSADHGIEASEIRKANGKPESGTIHLNAYHEGGHVIIEIQDDGAGISRERVLKKAISQGLINEADADTMTDSHVFSMIFQPGFSTAEQVSSISGRGVGMDVVRTQIEKIGGTVDLNSKMGKGTTVRIKIPLTLAIVSALVLESGGQPFAIPQLGVVELVRLSAEDRTKIETIHDKKVFRLRDRLLPLVHLNEVLQLEEESLEDDDDLHDTNIVVVQVGEDQFGLIVSRIFDTEEIVVKPVGRLLKNIGLYQGTTILGDGRVVMILDVGGIFNQCGGSSSHSQAVAEDNNSGTGRETISMLLFGVGDNETMAVPLSLVARLEEFPLESIELNGGRKVVQYRDNLLPLLSVEGAGYGGGETIDPQPVVVFSENSRSMGLMVNEIKDIIDEQLVIRMQSDRPGILGTAIIGKNAIDVIDTQYYVMRSTPNWFAKVEDKKSFRVLVVDDSMFFRQLVATALETAGYSVATCDSCVAAVEILERNANFQAIVTDLDLPMMDGFEFCEWVKEQSNMQETCVLAMTSSNSSADQTRATEAGFDQFLVKFNSHELISCLDEHFARTKHSAGVNA
- a CDS encoding response regulator gives rise to the protein MKTVLLVDDSRAVRLVGRRMMGAFGLEVLEAEDGKQALEVVRANPELDAILLDWNMPIMDGMEFLTALRAEDRQKQPIVVMCTTENDMPRIVQAMQAGANEYIMKPFTEDIVRDKLEETGVL